One Succinivibrio dextrinosolvens DNA window includes the following coding sequences:
- a CDS encoding 5-methyltetrahydropteroyltriglutamate--homocysteine S-methyltransferase, which yields MNKTIPFRFDYVGSFLRPSAIKNARALYKANKLSKEELNVVENEEIAKLIQKQKNAGFHVITDGEYRRAYWHLDFFWGLNGIEETELSHGYFFHGEETAKGSIKVTGKITGENHPFVQYFKYVKEFEDENTVAKQTFPAPAQLLAELFRKDNIENTKSFYPDINVLIDDIGAAYRTVIRELYEAGCRNIQLDDCTWGMFVDEKYWANRQNGNVSFEDEANKYLKVNNLALEGKPADLTITTHVCRGNYHSTYACTGPYDKIAPFLFAKENVDAFYLEFDDERSGGFESLKYIPKDKKVILGLITSKRAELEDKEFIKKRIAEASKYVDLDRLNLSPQCGFASCEIGNKLTEDDQWAKLKLVKEIAGEVWGMN from the coding sequence ATGAACAAGACAATACCATTCAGATTTGACTATGTAGGCAGCTTCTTAAGACCATCCGCAATCAAAAATGCAAGAGCTCTGTACAAAGCAAACAAGCTTTCAAAAGAAGAGCTTAATGTTGTAGAAAACGAAGAAATTGCAAAGCTTATCCAGAAACAGAAAAATGCAGGTTTCCATGTAATCACCGATGGAGAATACAGAAGAGCATACTGGCATCTTGATTTCTTCTGGGGGCTAAATGGTATTGAAGAGACAGAATTAAGCCACGGTTATTTCTTCCACGGAGAAGAAACAGCAAAGGGATCAATTAAGGTAACAGGAAAAATCACCGGAGAGAATCATCCTTTTGTACAGTACTTCAAATATGTAAAAGAATTCGAAGATGAAAACACTGTAGCAAAACAGACCTTCCCTGCTCCAGCGCAGCTTCTGGCAGAGCTGTTCAGAAAAGACAACATTGAGAATACCAAATCATTCTACCCTGATATCAATGTTCTCATTGATGATATTGGTGCTGCCTACAGAACAGTTATCAGAGAACTCTATGAGGCCGGATGTAGAAACATTCAGTTGGATGACTGTACCTGGGGAATGTTCGTAGACGAGAAATACTGGGCAAACCGCCAGAACGGAAATGTTTCATTTGAGGATGAAGCAAACAAGTATCTCAAAGTAAATAACCTTGCACTTGAGGGCAAGCCAGCTGATCTTACCATTACTACACATGTCTGCCGTGGTAACTACCACTCAACTTATGCCTGCACAGGTCCATACGATAAGATTGCTCCATTCTTATTTGCAAAAGAGAATGTTGATGCATTCTATCTTGAGTTTGATGATGAACGTTCAGGCGGATTTGAATCTCTTAAGTATATTCCAAAGGATAAGAAGGTTATCCTAGGTTTAATTACTTCAAAGAGAGCTGAGCTGGAGGATAAGGAATTCATCAAGAAAAGAATAGCAGAGGCGTCAAAGTACGTTGATCTGGACAGACTTAATCTATCACCACAGTGTGGTTTTGCTTCATGTGAAATCGGCAATAAATTAACCGAAGACGATCAGTGGGCAAAACTGAAGCTGGTTAAGGAGATAGCAGGCGAAGTCTGGGGAATGAATTAG
- a CDS encoding tetratricopeptide repeat protein, which translates to MLLLRSKSLFNYLALASLFTVFNAYSEDLDFNAAVEDCYKGSASECELAGAFLYKNKDYKKAEKYFKMACEGNNSKGCNELAHMYLEDVLGKASYSSAISFFEKGCALNYAGSCNNLGRIYESKKYGQYDLKKARASYEKACYMGESLACSNLGRILADPKNPDKNLRKSKELFEKSCKADNPEGCVELAKIYLKGDADDVNIGLKLYEKACSLNSKDACWEAGNLYAVPKAKDDKPSDLITAFQFYQYGCNINSADCCYNIGVLYEYSPEFKKDSHMAPALYEKACNLKDGLGCNALGTLYQEGKSIDKSEQKAFSYFEKACRLKVSDGCMNLGLIYKNTPGKNNKPDYKSAIKYLEMSCNMNNGLACGYLGLMHEKGEGVERSYRRGKVYYDKSCALKSSFGCDMSQKLDDIEP; encoded by the coding sequence ATGCTGCTGTTACGAAGTAAAAGTCTGTTTAATTATCTGGCTTTAGCTTCTTTATTTACTGTTTTTAATGCCTACTCTGAAGATCTTGATTTTAATGCTGCTGTTGAAGACTGCTACAAGGGCAGTGCCAGTGAATGTGAACTGGCAGGTGCTTTTCTATATAAAAACAAAGATTACAAAAAAGCAGAAAAATATTTCAAAATGGCCTGCGAAGGAAATAACAGCAAAGGCTGTAATGAGCTTGCGCATATGTATCTTGAGGATGTTTTGGGAAAGGCCTCTTATTCTTCTGCTATTTCTTTTTTTGAAAAAGGCTGTGCCCTTAATTATGCCGGAAGTTGTAATAATCTGGGCAGAATCTATGAATCAAAAAAGTATGGACAATATGATTTGAAGAAGGCCAGAGCCAGCTATGAAAAAGCCTGTTATATGGGAGAGTCTTTAGCCTGTTCAAACCTTGGCAGAATTTTAGCTGATCCAAAAAATCCTGATAAGAACTTAAGAAAATCAAAAGAGCTTTTTGAAAAATCCTGCAAGGCCGATAATCCAGAGGGATGTGTTGAACTAGCTAAAATCTACCTTAAAGGTGATGCAGATGATGTAAATATCGGTCTTAAGCTATACGAGAAGGCCTGCTCTTTAAATTCAAAGGATGCCTGCTGGGAGGCTGGTAATCTTTATGCTGTTCCTAAAGCTAAAGATGATAAGCCTTCAGATCTTATTACTGCATTTCAGTTTTATCAGTACGGATGCAATATCAACAGTGCGGACTGCTGTTACAACATTGGTGTGCTCTATGAGTATTCTCCTGAGTTTAAAAAGGATTCCCACATGGCTCCAGCATTGTACGAGAAAGCCTGTAATCTAAAAGATGGCTTGGGATGTAATGCATTAGGTACTCTGTATCAGGAGGGAAAGAGCATTGATAAATCCGAGCAGAAAGCTTTTTCTTATTTTGAAAAGGCCTGTAGACTTAAAGTTTCTGACGGCTGTATGAATCTTGGTCTTATTTATAAGAATACTCCGGGTAAAAATAATAAGCCAGACTACAAGAGTGCTATTAAATACCTTGAAATGTCCTGTAATATGAATAACGGTCTTGCCTGTGGCTATTTAGGTCTGATGCATGAAAAAGGGGAAGGCGTTGAACGCAGTTACAGGCGCGGTAAAGTCTATTATGATAAATCCTGTGCTTTAAAATCAAGCTTTGGCTGTGATATGTCTCAGAAACTTGACGATATTGAGCCATAA
- the purB gene encoding adenylosuccinate lyase: MNLSSLSAISPLDGRYGSKTEELRPIFSEYGLMRFRVQVELTWLKHLAACEEIKEVPAFSKETIAFIDDIIANFSEEDALDIKKREAVTNHDVKAVEYFLKDKTAKCEEIAKVKEFIHFACTSEDINNNSHALMLKTAREEVILPVIDEIIAKITELAHKYADVPLLARTHGQPASPTTIGKEMANVVYRMRRQRKQIEAVEIMGKINGAVGNFNAHSVSYPNVDWYEFSKKFEEDLGLTFNPYTTQIEPHDYIAELFAAVDRFNTILIDFDRDIWGYISNGVFTQKTIAGEIGSSTMPHKVNPIDFENSEGNLGIANALFVHLGNKLPISRFQRDLTDSTVLRNLGVAFGYSILAYKSTLKGISKLQANAEHTAVELDNNWEVLAEPYQTVMRRYGIENPYEKLKALTRGQKVTKEIMENFLEELDMPEEAKALLRGLTPAKYIGRAVQFAKDI; encoded by the coding sequence ATGAACTTATCATCACTATCTGCAATTTCACCATTGGACGGACGTTACGGTTCTAAGACCGAAGAACTAAGACCAATCTTCTCAGAGTATGGTCTGATGCGTTTCCGTGTTCAGGTTGAACTTACATGGTTAAAGCACCTGGCAGCCTGCGAGGAAATTAAGGAAGTTCCAGCATTTTCAAAGGAAACAATTGCTTTTATTGATGACATCATCGCTAATTTCTCAGAAGAAGACGCGTTAGATATCAAAAAGCGTGAAGCTGTAACTAACCACGATGTTAAGGCAGTTGAGTATTTCTTAAAGGATAAGACTGCAAAATGCGAAGAGATTGCAAAGGTAAAGGAATTTATCCACTTTGCATGTACCTCAGAAGATATCAACAATAACTCTCACGCCCTAATGCTGAAGACTGCCCGCGAGGAGGTAATTCTTCCTGTTATTGATGAAATCATCGCCAAGATCACAGAGCTTGCACACAAATATGCAGACGTTCCTCTTTTAGCAAGAACCCACGGTCAGCCAGCCTCTCCAACCACTATCGGTAAGGAAATGGCAAACGTTGTATACCGTATGCGTCGTCAGCGCAAGCAGATCGAAGCTGTTGAAATCATGGGCAAGATCAACGGTGCAGTTGGCAATTTCAATGCTCACAGTGTTTCCTATCCAAATGTTGACTGGTATGAGTTTTCTAAGAAGTTTGAAGAGGATTTAGGTCTGACCTTTAATCCATATACCACTCAGATTGAGCCTCATGACTACATTGCAGAACTGTTTGCTGCAGTTGACAGATTCAACACCATACTTATCGACTTTGACAGAGACATCTGGGGATACATTTCAAACGGTGTATTCACTCAAAAGACTATTGCTGGAGAAATTGGTTCTTCAACTATGCCTCACAAGGTTAACCCAATCGATTTTGAAAACTCTGAGGGTAATCTGGGAATTGCAAATGCCCTGTTTGTTCACTTAGGCAACAAGCTTCCAATTTCACGTTTCCAGAGAGATCTTACCGATTCAACTGTACTGCGTAATTTAGGTGTAGCCTTCGGTTACTCAATTCTTGCCTACAAGTCTACTCTAAAGGGCATTTCAAAGCTTCAGGCCAATGCTGAGCATACTGCTGTTGAGCTGGATAACAACTGGGAAGTTTTAGCTGAGCCATACCAGACTGTAATGCGTCGTTACGGCATTGAGAATCCATATGAGAAATTAAAGGCTCTTACCCGCGGTCAGAAAGTTACCAAGGAAATCATGGAGAACTTCCTAGAAGAGCTTGATATGCCAGAAGAGGCAAAGGCTCTACTAAGAGGTCTAACCCCAGCTAAGTACATCGGTCGCGCTGTTCAGTTCGCAAAAGATATCTAA
- the icd gene encoding NADP-dependent isocitrate dehydrogenase translates to MFSSKVVVPSQGSAIEIDANGKLIVPDNPVVPFIRGDGIGADITPVMQKVVDAAVAKAYNQKKKIFWMEIYAGGRSVEVYGDNTWLPDETFDFIRKYHVAIKGPLTTPVGGGIRSLNVALRQTLDLYICLRPVRYFKGVPSPVKHPELVDTVIFRENAEDIYAGIEWEANSEGAKKLIAFLEKEMNVKKIRFTEDCGIGVKPMSKVGTERLIGAAFEYAIDHDRKSVTIVHKGNIMKFTEGAFKNWGYKLAEEKYGATKDEKGVISFVNPKTQNRIVVKDCIADAFLQNILLYPQDYDVVCAMNLNGDYISDALAAEVGGIGIAPGANIGADSAIFEATHGTAPTIAGTGKANPGSIILSAELMLRHMGWNEAADLIVEAMEKAISSKRVTSDFAGLMEGATTLTTSEFGDEIIKNI, encoded by the coding sequence ATGTTCAGCAGTAAAGTTGTTGTTCCTTCACAGGGTAGTGCAATTGAGATTGATGCAAATGGAAAACTGATTGTTCCTGATAATCCTGTTGTTCCTTTTATTCGCGGTGATGGTATCGGAGCAGATATCACTCCTGTTATGCAGAAGGTCGTTGATGCAGCTGTAGCTAAGGCCTATAACCAGAAGAAAAAGATTTTCTGGATGGAGATCTACGCTGGTGGAAGATCAGTTGAGGTTTACGGTGACAATACCTGGCTGCCGGACGAAACCTTTGACTTTATCAGAAAGTATCATGTTGCCATTAAAGGCCCTCTGACCACTCCTGTTGGCGGTGGTATCCGTTCTTTAAACGTTGCTCTAAGACAGACTCTGGATTTATATATCTGCCTGCGCCCTGTTCGTTACTTCAAGGGCGTACCTTCACCTGTAAAGCATCCTGAACTTGTTGATACCGTTATCTTCCGTGAGAATGCAGAGGATATCTATGCTGGTATCGAGTGGGAAGCAAATTCTGAAGGTGCAAAGAAACTTATTGCTTTCCTTGAAAAGGAAATGAATGTTAAGAAGATCCGTTTCACCGAGGACTGTGGAATTGGTGTTAAGCCAATGTCAAAAGTAGGAACTGAAAGACTGATTGGTGCTGCCTTTGAATATGCTATTGATCATGACAGAAAGTCTGTAACTATCGTTCACAAGGGTAACATCATGAAGTTTACCGAAGGTGCCTTTAAGAACTGGGGTTACAAGCTGGCAGAAGAGAAGTATGGAGCTACCAAGGATGAAAAAGGCGTTATAAGCTTTGTAAATCCAAAGACCCAGAACCGTATTGTTGTTAAGGACTGCATTGCTGATGCCTTCCTGCAGAACATACTTTTATACCCTCAGGATTATGATGTAGTCTGTGCAATGAACCTGAATGGTGACTATATCTCTGATGCTTTAGCTGCAGAGGTTGGTGGTATCGGTATCGCTCCTGGTGCCAACATCGGTGCTGACAGTGCAATTTTTGAGGCTACTCATGGTACTGCTCCAACCATTGCCGGTACTGGTAAGGCAAATCCAGGCTCTATTATTCTGTCTGCAGAGCTTATGCTACGTCATATGGGCTGGAATGAAGCTGCCGATCTGATTGTTGAGGCTATGGAAAAAGCTATCAGTTCAAAGCGTGTAACTTCAGATTTCGCTGGTCTGATGGAAGGTGCAACTACCTTAACCACCAGTGAATTTGGAGATGAAATTATCAAGAATATCTAG
- a CDS encoding ABC transporter substrate-binding protein yields MSLNKYLLSLFFSCAITNNCASALSTGGFNSEEVKGEITFFCHRTDLVDTGVYRRYAEEFKKKFPNVTNIKVEAFSDYQGALLNRLKSHDYGDVILILPSIPANKYEDFYEPLDDLYYGESIYFHDSWVYANHSYGISMGNACEGLVYNKAVFKEAGVEVPIKTVDELLEACEKIKKIQKIPIYINFGAQWPLQQWDKYPLVVAGQENVYEKMLKENSPFASKGAPFNFSLKLLKKLISSGYTESDLTANNWSDSKTAFAKGEVGMMYLGSWVIPQLIKSGADSDNIGMMPIPSNNYGFLYAHISHDWAYAVSKYSKNKETAKAFIKFLLEESDYEHISGYIPTVCSRPVSLTQISEYMSYKNAILVTPINSSEFISTSNRSGIDFFSGGYIQKLMTGDDFEGDLLNLDRQWNIALKQNQ; encoded by the coding sequence ATGTCCCTGAATAAATATCTCTTATCCCTTTTCTTTTCATGTGCGATTACGAATAATTGCGCATCTGCATTATCGACCGGCGGTTTTAATTCTGAAGAAGTAAAAGGTGAAATTACTTTTTTCTGTCATAGAACTGATCTTGTTGATACTGGCGTTTATAGAAGATACGCAGAAGAATTTAAAAAGAAGTTTCCTAATGTTACAAATATTAAAGTGGAAGCATTTTCTGATTATCAGGGAGCTCTTCTTAATCGCTTAAAATCACATGATTACGGAGATGTTATTCTTATTCTTCCTTCTATTCCTGCAAACAAGTATGAAGATTTTTATGAGCCTTTAGATGATCTTTATTACGGTGAAAGTATTTATTTTCATGATTCATGGGTATATGCAAATCATTCCTATGGTATCTCCATGGGGAATGCCTGTGAAGGGCTTGTATATAATAAAGCTGTATTTAAAGAGGCAGGTGTTGAGGTGCCTATTAAAACAGTTGATGAGCTTTTAGAGGCCTGTGAAAAAATTAAAAAGATTCAGAAGATCCCTATCTATATAAATTTTGGGGCTCAGTGGCCACTTCAGCAGTGGGATAAATATCCTCTGGTTGTAGCTGGTCAAGAAAATGTGTATGAGAAGATGTTAAAAGAGAATAGTCCTTTTGCATCTAAGGGGGCACCATTCAATTTTTCACTGAAACTTCTGAAAAAACTTATCAGCTCAGGTTATACAGAGAGTGATCTTACAGCTAACAACTGGTCTGATTCTAAGACGGCCTTTGCAAAAGGCGAGGTTGGAATGATGTATCTTGGATCCTGGGTTATTCCTCAGTTGATTAAGTCCGGAGCTGATTCTGATAATATAGGAATGATGCCGATCCCTTCCAATAATTATGGTTTTTTGTATGCTCATATTAGTCATGACTGGGCTTACGCTGTTTCAAAATATTCAAAAAATAAGGAAACAGCAAAGGCTTTTATCAAGTTCCTTCTTGAGGAATCGGATTATGAACATATATCAGGATATATTCCAACAGTATGCAGCAGACCAGTAAGTTTGACTCAGATATCTGAATATATGAGCTACAAAAATGCGATTCTAGTTACACCAATAAATTCGTCAGAATTTATTTCTACTTCCAATCGAAGCGGAATTGATTTTTTTTCTGGAGGCTACATTCAGAAACTGATGACTGGAGACGATTTTGAAGGAGATTTATTAAACCTCGATCGGCAATGGAATATAGCTTTAAAGCAAAATCAGTAA
- a CDS encoding NUDIX domain-containing protein has product MSTRFKPYATVALIIEHNGKYLIVEEYNEDQNNRLVFGNPCGHIDGKETILEAAKREGYEETGAEVEILNLISINDYVKDNETIYRFCFEAKFKEIPQNLKADDPDHEILAVKWYTKEQIYAGKDSWRTRLVGQNFDDYFAGKRYPVDLIRSIHP; this is encoded by the coding sequence ATGTCAACAAGATTTAAACCATACGCAACCGTTGCTCTTATCATTGAACACAACGGAAAATACCTAATCGTAGAAGAATACAACGAAGATCAGAACAACCGACTGGTTTTTGGTAATCCATGCGGACATATTGATGGAAAAGAAACCATTTTAGAAGCCGCAAAAAGAGAAGGATACGAAGAGACTGGTGCCGAAGTTGAGATTCTTAATCTGATTTCAATCAATGACTATGTGAAGGATAACGAGACAATTTACAGATTCTGTTTTGAGGCAAAATTCAAGGAAATACCTCAAAACCTTAAGGCAGATGATCCAGATCACGAGATTCTAGCAGTCAAATGGTATACCAAAGAGCAGATTTATGCAGGAAAAGACAGTTGGAGAACTCGCCTTGTGGGTCAGAATTTTGATGATTACTTTGCAGGAAAAAGATATCCTGTAGATCTGATCAGAAGTATTCATCCTTAA
- a CDS encoding lysogenization protein HflD, whose protein sequence is MTDIKSETIALAALFQCCTQIQRLASTGYYDEQSVSCVLRALLVTDPRTIEDIYEPSRLMVGFKQLVDSFGKSDVTKTATTIEVTKMALKLISLAHNVERNSKIFGRLSDEIDGLKRAVTAEHPDFFEAGISVVNDPTNIHLFGSLYQSIISPNFAKLLIYGEERHLRIPENQEKIRALLLAGIRAVILWRQVGGRRRFLVFRRKAILEYAKKFS, encoded by the coding sequence ATGACTGATATTAAATCAGAGACAATCGCACTTGCAGCATTATTTCAGTGCTGCACTCAGATTCAGAGACTGGCATCAACCGGTTACTATGACGAGCAGTCTGTTTCCTGTGTACTCAGAGCACTTCTGGTTACCGATCCGAGAACAATTGAGGATATTTATGAGCCATCAAGACTGATGGTTGGATTCAAACAGCTTGTGGACAGTTTCGGCAAATCTGATGTTACCAAGACTGCTACAACCATTGAAGTTACAAAAATGGCCTTAAAGCTGATTTCTCTTGCCCACAACGTTGAGAGAAATTCAAAGATCTTCGGCAGACTATCTGACGAAATCGATGGTCTGAAAAGAGCTGTTACCGCAGAACATCCTGACTTTTTTGAAGCAGGTATATCTGTTGTTAACGATCCAACCAACATTCATCTTTTCGGTTCTCTTTATCAGTCAATTATCAGCCCTAATTTTGCAAAACTCCTGATTTACGGAGAGGAGCGTCATCTTAGAATTCCTGAGAATCAGGAGAAGATAAGAGCACTGCTGCTTGCTGGTATCAGAGCTGTAATTCTGTGGAGACAGGTTGGCGGCAGAAGACGATTCCTGGTATTCCGTCGCAAGGCAATTTTAGAATACGCGAAAAAGTTTTCCTAA
- a CDS encoding ABC transporter substrate-binding protein produces the protein MKLSALVCASSICSSLMFSSVANATDFYDGFDKDKVEGEITFYTNRTDLVEAGVYKRYESEFKALFPKVTKVNVIGFADYQGGLRPRMNTEDYGDIVLILPSVPSKQYANFYEPLTDLYDHDDIYFYDTWADNKGNDVYGISMGNSLEGLVYNKKVLKNAGVKTPLYTIDDLYNAAEKIKASGKIPMYVNFGAQWPLQQWDKFPLVIAGNENVYEDMLDEKAPFSGNTPYHTSLSVLKNFVTKGYTEKDLMTNSWEDSKNTFAKGEIGTMYLGNWVIPQLIENGAKSEDIGFMPIPANKDGTLYAQLNHDWGYAISKHSKNKDTAKAYLKFLIEKSDFDTIAGFIPTLLDKDIQSPQLKEYMSYKPNILTTPINSTEFIAATNRSKIDFYSGGYIQDLITASDFDAALKKLDSRWVKAVQKVRSSEDSRD, from the coding sequence ATGAAATTATCAGCACTTGTATGTGCATCCTCCATCTGTTCAAGCTTGATGTTTTCATCAGTAGCTAATGCCACTGATTTTTATGATGGCTTTGATAAGGATAAGGTTGAAGGTGAAATTACTTTTTACACTAATAGAACTGATTTGGTTGAAGCTGGTGTCTATAAACGCTATGAAAGTGAATTTAAGGCATTGTTTCCAAAGGTAACCAAGGTTAATGTAATCGGATTTGCTGATTATCAGGGAGGCTTGAGACCTCGTATGAATACCGAGGATTATGGAGATATTGTTTTGATTCTACCTTCTGTTCCATCAAAGCAGTATGCAAATTTCTATGAGCCTTTAACAGATTTGTACGACCATGATGATATCTATTTCTATGATACCTGGGCAGACAACAAGGGTAACGATGTTTACGGTATCTCCATGGGTAATTCATTAGAAGGCCTTGTCTATAATAAAAAGGTTCTGAAGAATGCTGGTGTAAAGACTCCTCTGTATACAATTGATGATCTTTACAATGCAGCGGAGAAGATAAAGGCTAGTGGTAAAATTCCTATGTATGTGAACTTCGGTGCTCAATGGCCATTGCAGCAGTGGGATAAGTTCCCTCTTGTAATTGCAGGAAATGAGAATGTTTACGAGGATATGCTTGATGAAAAAGCTCCATTCTCTGGTAACACTCCATACCATACCTCATTGTCAGTTCTGAAGAATTTTGTTACTAAGGGTTATACCGAAAAGGATTTAATGACCAACTCCTGGGAAGATTCAAAGAATACCTTCGCTAAAGGAGAGATTGGAACTATGTACCTAGGAAACTGGGTTATTCCTCAGCTTATTGAAAACGGTGCAAAGTCAGAGGATATCGGCTTCATGCCTATTCCTGCAAATAAGGACGGAACACTGTATGCTCAACTGAATCACGATTGGGGCTATGCTATTTCAAAACATTCTAAAAATAAGGATACAGCAAAGGCTTATCTGAAGTTCCTGATTGAGAAATCTGACTTTGATACCATTGCTGGCTTTATCCCAACCTTGTTGGATAAGGATATTCAGAGTCCTCAGTTAAAGGAGTATATGTCATATAAACCAAATATACTCACAACTCCAATTAACTCAACAGAGTTTATTGCAGCAACTAATCGTTCAAAGATCGACTTCTATTCTGGTGGCTATATTCAGGATTTGATTACAGCAAGTGACTTTGATGCTGCATTAAAAAAGCTTGATTCCCGTTGGGTTAAGGCGGTACAAAAAGTTCGCAGCTCAGAGGATTCGAGAGACTAA
- the mnmA gene encoding tRNA 2-thiouridine(34) synthase MnmA: MIFDPKIPYDELKGKHVVLGLSGGVDSSVSAAILKEHGMKVTALFMKNWEEDDNDSYCAAAQDREDAQKVCDKLGIELKTINFAAEYWDNVFEIFLSEYKAGRTPNPDILCNKEIKFKAFLDYATQVLKADYIATGHYCQRSFNTERAHLLRGFDKNKDQSYFLHAIGQNILERVLFPVGDLEKPKVREIADSLGLATAKKKDSTGICFIGEKRFHEFLSKYLPAQPGPIKTVTGQVVGQHDGLMYATIGQRKGLNIGGTKDGNGKPWYVVDKDVKNNTLIVAEGNDDKALYSIGLNAISETWITDCPNLPFECTCKIRYRQPDVECTIYREKENLRVMFKKPVAAVAPGQSVVFYDGPDCLGGAVIDSHIKD; the protein is encoded by the coding sequence ATGATTTTCGATCCAAAAATACCTTATGATGAGCTGAAAGGAAAACATGTTGTTCTAGGCCTTTCGGGTGGTGTTGATTCCTCTGTCAGCGCAGCAATTCTAAAAGAACACGGCATGAAGGTTACTGCCCTATTCATGAAGAACTGGGAAGAGGACGACAACGATTCATACTGTGCAGCAGCACAGGATCGCGAAGATGCACAGAAAGTCTGTGACAAGCTGGGCATTGAGCTTAAAACCATCAACTTTGCAGCTGAATACTGGGATAACGTTTTTGAGATTTTTCTGTCTGAATATAAAGCAGGCCGTACCCCAAATCCGGATATTCTCTGCAACAAGGAAATCAAATTCAAGGCATTTTTAGATTATGCTACCCAGGTTCTGAAGGCTGACTATATAGCAACTGGTCACTACTGCCAAAGGAGCTTTAATACCGAACGTGCTCATCTGTTACGAGGCTTTGATAAAAATAAAGATCAGAGCTATTTTCTGCACGCCATTGGTCAGAATATTCTGGAAAGAGTACTCTTCCCTGTAGGAGATCTCGAAAAACCTAAGGTTAGAGAAATTGCAGACTCTCTGGGATTAGCAACTGCAAAGAAAAAAGATTCAACCGGAATCTGTTTTATTGGAGAAAAGAGATTCCATGAATTTCTGTCTAAATATCTACCAGCACAGCCTGGTCCTATAAAAACAGTTACAGGACAGGTTGTCGGACAGCATGACGGACTTATGTATGCCACCATCGGCCAGAGAAAAGGTCTAAACATTGGTGGAACAAAAGACGGCAACGGTAAGCCTTGGTATGTTGTTGACAAGGATGTTAAAAACAATACCCTAATCGTGGCTGAAGGCAATGATGACAAGGCTTTATACTCAATTGGACTGAATGCGATTTCAGAAACCTGGATAACAGACTGTCCAAACTTACCATTTGAGTGCACTTGTAAAATTCGCTACCGTCAGCCTGATGTTGAATGTACAATTTACCGCGAAAAGGAAAACCTGAGGGTTATGTTTAAAAAGCCTGTTGCTGCTGTTGCTCCTGGTCAGTCAGTAGTCTTCTATGACGGACCTGACTGTTTAGGTGGAGCTGTTATTGATAGTCACATCAAGGATTAG
- a CDS encoding DUF805 domain-containing protein, producing MTEQIIQATQHQQKKTMNRATYSIFMGLFLVTFVVLRVISKAAGEIAATAYEPGVVLICNMLHFLPPVTVILFAYFCMARRLRDCGKNPYYAWFILIPLFGLAYVIYLCFAQKKNNFQN from the coding sequence ATGACCGAACAAATCATCCAAGCGACACAGCATCAGCAGAAGAAAACAATGAACAGAGCTACCTACTCCATATTCATGGGTCTTTTTCTAGTAACTTTCGTAGTTTTAAGAGTAATAAGCAAGGCTGCAGGAGAAATTGCAGCAACAGCCTACGAGCCAGGTGTAGTACTCATCTGCAATATGCTTCACTTTCTGCCGCCTGTTACCGTAATTCTGTTCGCATATTTCTGTATGGCAAGAAGACTCAGAGACTGCGGAAAAAATCCTTACTATGCCTGGTTTATTCTGATCCCGCTGTTTGGACTGGCATATGTAATCTATCTGTGTTTTGCTCAGAAAAAAAATAATTTTCAAAACTAA